The region CGTAAGTCACCCAATTATCTAGAGCCTGTAATTCTTCGGATAGCCGATTGAGCATGCTGGGTCATACGTTCTATCAGACGGATTAGAACCTTCCGCATAAATGCTTGGGTTAGTTCCTTGGCGGTTTCAATTGCAGGCATGCCTAGAACACGCATGATCTTTCTCAATAAACGGAATACCCAGAAGCTGACATCCTTTGACGTGTCGGCGCCGGTTTTAAGAGCCCAGGCAATTTTGTCTGCGAGAGAATGCAAACCAATAAATGTGGCTTGCGCAACTACCAGTCCTCCCAGTAAGACCTTGCGTAATACCCAGATAGTAGCGGCGTTCAACCAATCCCATATGGTTGGATCGGCGGCGTTGGGTTGATGGTCAGAACGGAGCCATTGCTCAATGACATGATCAATCTGAAACGGCGCAAGAGGTCCTTGGAGCGACGCCCACGTGGATTCTTTTACCGCGTTACGATAACCCTTGATGTCATGAGCCTCAGCGGAAACAATGCTTTGGGATGAGTAGAGTTGGTATCCAGTATCGGAAACCGGCGTATGGGTATAGGGAAAGACCGGAATCATGGGAACCGGGTCAGTTTTGTGGTACACCCGATAGATATTTTGCTCCTTGAGTCGGATTCCCGCTTTTCTGGCGAACCAGAAACCACCGACACGCGGAGCACCGTATGAGTACAGTATGACTTTTCTCCCATAGTTTTTCTTGGCCCAGTCAGCGGCTAAGTTGGCGACCGCACCGCCGAGGCTATGTCCGAGAATATGTATAGTGGTCTTAGCTGTTACGTTTTGTTGTAGAAACTGTCGAATATCACCAAGAAGGCTTCGAAATATCTGATTGAAACCAATATGCACGGGTAACCCGGTTTGGGAGAATTCAAGCCCAATGCGGGCATTGCTGATCCAGTCCGCATTGTTGTTGGCGTTGGTTGAGCCTCTGAAGATCAGAAAAACGTCGTCCTTGAACCGACCGCTGCCTTTGGCGCAGACGGCGAAGGCGTCTTTGGCTGCCCTGATGAACCTTCCGCCTACTTTGGCATTCATGGACGTC is a window of Marinimicrobium sp. C6131 DNA encoding:
- a CDS encoding lipase family protein, with translation MPTLTPFESANLATRVYLVQDELTVGALLSDPLFSSDAERKTSMNAKVGGRFIRAAKDAFAVCAKGSGRFKDDVFLIFRGSTNANNNADWISNARIGLEFSQTGLPVHIGFNQIFRSLLGDIRQFLQQNVTAKTTIHILGHSLGGAVANLAADWAKKNYGRKVILYSYGAPRVGGFWFARKAGIRLKEQNIYRVYHKTDPVPMIPVFPYTHTPVSDTGYQLYSSQSIVSAEAHDIKGYRNAVKESTWASLQGPLAPFQIDHVIEQWLRSDHQPNAADPTIWDWLNAATIWVLRKVLLGGLVVAQATFIGLHSLADKIAWALKTGADTSKDVSFWVFRLLRKIMRVLGMPAIETAKELTQAFMRKVLIRLIERMTQHAQSAIRRITGSR